The Virgibacillus dokdonensis genome includes a window with the following:
- a CDS encoding sodium/glutamate symporter: MTASQVGFAFLYVAAFLLLGKWVRVRVAWLQNLFLPASIIGGFLALMLGPQVLGKILYLFVAEDSFWVNGIFPDQVTAVWNDLPGLFINVVFASLFLGTSIPGLRKIWDYGGPQLAFGWTIGWGQYVIGILLAILVLSPVFGLPPLTGALIEVAFEGGHGTAAGLAGTFEEIGFAQGYDLAVGLATIGILSGVIVGIILINWAVRKEKTHVIKNVQGFSDLRKQGIMEFENRDPAAKMTVRPESIEPLSLHFALVGLAVLVGYLLLQALIWLESVIITPFTDSTFMTYIPLFPLAMIGGIFVQKFFNKIDNAQIVDRNMINRIQGFALDLLILTAIGTVSIDVIGDYIVPFLLLAITGILWNALGFLILAPRMIPSYWFERGIGDFGQSMGITATGLLLMRIVDPRSETPAFEGFGYKQLVYEPFLGGGLVTALSVPLIYQFGAIPFLIFAIVMCVTGALVGLLYFGKR, translated from the coding sequence ATGACAGCAAGCCAAGTTGGATTTGCTTTTTTATATGTGGCCGCTTTTTTGCTCTTAGGAAAATGGGTGCGGGTAAGAGTTGCTTGGTTGCAGAATTTATTTTTACCAGCCTCCATTATTGGAGGTTTTTTAGCTTTAATGCTTGGACCGCAAGTACTTGGGAAAATACTATATCTATTTGTAGCAGAAGACTCTTTTTGGGTGAATGGAATTTTTCCAGATCAAGTAACAGCAGTCTGGAACGATTTACCAGGATTATTCATTAACGTTGTTTTTGCTTCGCTGTTTCTTGGAACTTCCATTCCAGGTTTACGGAAAATATGGGACTATGGTGGACCACAATTAGCTTTTGGCTGGACAATTGGCTGGGGTCAGTATGTGATAGGAATTCTGTTAGCTATACTTGTATTGAGCCCCGTATTCGGTCTGCCGCCACTAACGGGCGCCCTTATTGAGGTAGCATTTGAAGGAGGGCATGGGACAGCTGCTGGTTTAGCTGGAACATTTGAAGAAATTGGCTTTGCACAAGGATATGATTTGGCAGTAGGTCTTGCTACAATTGGGATATTATCAGGCGTAATTGTCGGCATTATTTTAATTAACTGGGCGGTACGAAAAGAAAAAACACATGTAATAAAAAATGTACAAGGTTTTTCAGATTTACGAAAGCAAGGAATTATGGAATTTGAAAATCGTGATCCAGCTGCCAAAATGACTGTAAGACCAGAGTCCATTGAACCATTGTCGTTACATTTTGCTTTAGTTGGCTTAGCCGTATTAGTCGGATATCTCCTTTTACAAGCTCTCATATGGCTAGAGTCGGTTATTATTACACCGTTTACAGACTCTACCTTTATGACTTATATCCCATTATTTCCACTAGCCATGATTGGCGGGATATTTGTCCAGAAATTTTTTAATAAAATAGATAACGCACAAATTGTAGATAGAAATATGATTAATCGAATTCAAGGGTTTGCGTTAGATTTACTAATTTTAACGGCTATAGGTACAGTATCCATTGATGTAATAGGGGATTATATTGTTCCGTTTCTGTTACTAGCAATTACAGGGATATTATGGAATGCGTTGGGATTTTTAATTTTAGCACCAAGAATGATTCCCTCTTATTGGTTCGAACGTGGAATTGGTGATTTTGGGCAATCGATGGGAATTACTGCAACAGGTCTATTATTGATGCGAATTGTAGACCCTAGAAGTGAAACACCTGCTTTTGAAGGTTTCGGTTATAAGCAACTTGTATATGAACCATTTCTTGGCGGGGGACTCGTAACCGCTCTTTCTGTACCACTGATTTACCAATTTGGAGCTATTCCATTCCTGATTTTTGCAATCGTTATGTGTGTGACTGGTGCTCTGGTAGGCTTGCTATACTTTGGAAAAAGATAA
- the dacB gene encoding D-alanyl-D-alanine carboxypeptidase/D-alanyl-D-alanine endopeptidase has product MKESIEAYIKNEPKLQGALIGISIRAANTGKMIYEHMGDTRFLPASNMKLLTAAASLNVLGEKYCFSTELRTDGVIEGGKLKGNLYVVGKGDPTLLPETYQRFAQQLHALGIHFIAGSIIGDDTWYDAVRLSQDVIWNDETFHYASSISALTISPDHRYDAGSVYVKISPGKYGDDAKVTVSPKTAYIDVLNTIRTGKKGGEEDVTMIRERNGNTIYLSGEIPEGGEGVEEWLAVWKPTDYALHIFQAALKKQGVLIEGSMCRGQAPDSSTLLYKHHSPALKKLMLPFMKNSNNTIAEILVKEMGRQVYGEGSWEKGLQVLEREMDGIGMNLETMVIRDGSGISHINMIPANEVTKLLYKIQKIDWFNTYLHALPHTVAQEPCMLGTLQGRMENLDVKAKTGTIYGVSTLSGYMHIKKGDNIIFSLLLNHLVDEDEGKEIEDRILHIIASAR; this is encoded by the coding sequence GTGAAAGAAAGTATAGAAGCATATATAAAGAATGAGCCAAAATTACAAGGGGCACTGATAGGTATAAGCATAAGGGCTGCAAATACCGGGAAAATGATTTATGAGCATATGGGAGATACGCGATTTCTTCCAGCCTCCAATATGAAACTACTAACAGCTGCGGCTAGTTTGAACGTTTTGGGGGAGAAGTATTGTTTTAGTACGGAGTTACGTACAGACGGAGTGATAGAAGGAGGAAAACTAAAGGGGAATTTATATGTAGTTGGTAAAGGGGATCCAACGTTATTGCCAGAAACGTATCAACGATTTGCTCAACAATTGCATGCATTAGGAATACATTTTATTGCAGGAAGTATAATTGGTGATGATACGTGGTATGATGCTGTTCGCTTGTCGCAGGATGTAATTTGGAATGATGAGACTTTTCATTATGCATCTTCCATCTCTGCACTAACTATTTCACCAGATCATCGGTACGATGCAGGAAGTGTTTATGTGAAAATATCGCCTGGAAAATATGGAGATGATGCTAAGGTAACTGTATCACCAAAAACAGCCTATATAGATGTGCTCAATACGATAAGGACAGGGAAAAAAGGGGGAGAAGAAGATGTTACCATGATAAGAGAGAGGAACGGAAATACGATTTATTTATCAGGAGAAATTCCAGAAGGTGGGGAGGGGGTGGAAGAATGGCTAGCTGTTTGGAAGCCCACTGATTACGCGCTACATATTTTTCAAGCAGCGTTAAAAAAGCAAGGAGTTCTAATAGAGGGGAGTATGTGTCGTGGGCAAGCTCCGGATAGTTCAACATTATTATATAAGCACCATTCTCCCGCTTTAAAGAAACTAATGCTTCCATTTATGAAAAATAGCAATAATACCATTGCGGAAATACTTGTAAAGGAAATGGGTAGACAAGTATACGGAGAGGGCAGCTGGGAAAAAGGTTTGCAAGTTTTAGAACGGGAAATGGACGGCATAGGAATGAATTTGGAAACAATGGTTATTCGAGACGGTTCAGGTATATCACATATAAACATGATACCTGCGAACGAAGTAACCAAGCTACTATACAAAATTCAAAAAATAGATTGGTTTAATACATATTTACATGCGTTACCACATACTGTTGCACAAGAACCATGTATGCTTGGTACACTACAAGGGCGTATGGAAAATCTTGATGTTAAGGCTAAAACAGGGACCATTTATGGTGTAAGTACGCTTTCCGGATATATGCACATAAAAAAGGGAGATAATATTATCTTCTCTCTGTTATTAAACCATTTAGTAGATGAAGACGAAGGTAAAGAGATAGAGGATCGTATTTTACACATTATAGCAAGCGCACGATAA